The Montipora foliosa isolate CH-2021 chromosome 6, ASM3666993v2, whole genome shotgun sequence genome includes the window GTTATATCTCCAGACTAAACAGCAATTATATATCCCTGGACAACCTTGAGCATTAAATTCAGCTTGAACCGAggctcatttttgttttctctgtgaAAGCTCGATTTCGTGTGAAAACAAGGAAACTGTCCAAGGACGTCTGCATGCCAATACCAGGAAGGTCTTCTGGTCAAGAGATAAAAGTATTTCGCACAACATTGTACAGTTCAGCGCCACTTAATAGTATTAAGAGGTATTACCACAATGATCAGTATCTACTGATCACTCTTTACACTGTAACAACAGCACTGCAAGAAAGTAATTGTAATCGAGTATAGTTTTTACATCCCATAAAGCTACAATAGGTTGGCGTCGACGTGGTCTAAAGCCAAAGGCGAGAACAAATTGTTTTAATAAATTCCCATAtcattttgtccatttttttgtTGGCAACCGTGGATTTCCCGCCAAACATTTTTAATCGGAACGACATTCTATGATCATTTTACATTCAGGGACAAACAGAGATATATTGGGCGTCAATTAATGGAAGAACTGAGATACAGTGAAGTAATAAGTAAAGATATGCAATATCAGAATTTTATAAATTATGTAATAATAACTACTAAAATGATAATGATGTAAGTCAGCGATTAGTCAGCACTTGGTATCCAGTCCGGCTTCGTCGAATATTTGTTAACTTCTTTGTACACATTAGTCGGTATGTCTCGCGGACATTGCTCTCACGCCACCGTGGGCCCGGCTGTTCGCCTCAAGCATTGTTTTCACATTTTCGGCTTGGCAAGTTAAGTAATAGTTAAAAACATATGACATTTCTATGACAGTTTTCACCTCAAAGGGAATTAAGACTAAACCGTAACGATTAGTTCCAGTTTAAATGGCGTTAAGCGTCCAGTTTGTAACTGCGGAGATATCGTTACTGCCACAAACTTTTAAAAGCGAACCAGAGATTGCGAAAGAGAGTAAGATCTTACGGAGGCGGAAATTTTGAAGGAGAAGGAGAACATCTTCCCTTTTCTACCCAAACCGTTTGACTCGGGTAACAGAAACCACGATGCAAGTCGCGACGAGAAGTCATCATTACGCTACCATACCAGTGAGAAATGTTCCAGGTGTCGATGCGTTGCTACACTCTATCTTCTCGTTCACAATCGTAACCATTCTCCAGTTTCACTGTAATGGTTCCTTGGAATCTAGCTTGAGAAGGTGAGAGGGTTTTGTGGTATTCAGGTCGACGGATTTCGGGCGAAGACCTCAAAAACTTTTTTGACAAGGAGTTGGTGTTTGATTTAGCCTTGTTACAGCACATTTTCTTTAAGTCGTTTCTAAAGCCGCGGATCAGCAATGTGTACAGAATGGGATTAAAACAACTGTTAGCTGTCTTCAAAAGCCTCGCAAACTCGTACAACTGTCTCGTGAAGTTCGACGAGAGCAAAGCTGGGTTCGCCATAATACTTATGATGATAACCATGTGTGGGAGAATGCAAATAGCATACACCAACACTAGTCCAGTCAATAACTTGGTTGTTTTCCGGTTTTGTTTGACGCGTTTTTCCGCGACGTTTGTATTAGAGTAAATCCCCCGTTTTGAGTTCAGTCTGTGAGCTTTCCAAACGTGACAAACAATCCTAAGGTAGAAGAAAGTTAAGCAAAACGCTGGGATTACAAACTGAGGCATAATGATCGCCATGATGTATGTGAGATTCATAGCCACTTGGCTAGGCCACCACTCTATGGCTACCAAGCATGTTCCGTCAGGTTCCACTTGTAACGCAAACACGTATGGTATCTGCGCGAGACAGGAATAGATCCAGCTGAATGTCACCATGGCCAAGGCCTTTCTCTTGCTAAGGCGGCCTGTCAGGGTCCTAACTATCGTAGTGTAGCGTTCAAAGCCAATACAGATTAGCATGGAGCCCGAAACCGTGACAGAGATAGAAGTCAAAACGTTGATGAGCTTGCAAAGAACAAACCCAAACGGCCATATGGCGTGGTTTTCTAAGTAGGCAAGATCGAATGGGAGATACAGAAAGATGACCAGTAGATCCGAAAAGGCGAGGTTTAGGATGAAGTAGCCCTCGGCCGAACGGAATTGTTTGCTCTTGGCTTTGAGAATCAATGCGCAAACTATTGAGTTTCCAATCACGCCAATGATGAAGACCGCTGGGTAGAGAATAAGGCGCACAATTCGAGAAGCGATATGTTCGTCAAAGACATCAAGCGGTCCATCTAATGTTGTGTTATTCATGTTATCTTTGGTCAGCTTCTACGCGCAAACCGTCTGTTGCGTCCAAGTACTGAAATATAAAGCGAACAAAAATTAGCATCGTAAGCGTACGTGCTGGGATGTATTGATtgatttatgatttttttttatcatgccGTTTAAATGCGTCAACGGTCTTAAGTTAACAAGAGGTTCATTGACAATTCAACCACTTTTGCTCTCCTTTATCCATCAGCGATGTAATTTCGCATAAGACGGCGTGTTTAATTGTAAGTTAATAACTTGGCGCACTTGTCGAGAAGAATAGGCCTTTTTTAACACTACCCACACGACATAGCTGGAAGTCTTTTCTAAACCCACGTACAACTGATCGTCTTTATTCGTCGCAAGCCATTTCCTCCTCCTTTTCGGAAGTAAAAAATATCGTCAAAGTGTATAATCCCGCTTAGATCTTTAAGCAGTTATCCAATTTAAAATTGAACCTCTGATAAGAGAATAACTTCGGTCACGCATCAGTTCTGATTCTCGAAGAGAAGGCAATTTAAAATAACACGTCGAGAGTTTTAATTTGATATTATTAACCCAACCAACCTTTGCAAAACTCTTCAAAAGAGAAACCGCAAATAAGAATTTTATGAGTTATCGTTGCAATTTCACTTCATGATACCTTTATTTCAAgccataattttaaaatttgcattGAAAGGATACACATAAACACAAGAACATCAATGTCAATGTCTTAAATATATAATGATTTAAGTACTGTTGGAAGtagagtgattttttttttcaaatcgtTTGATAAGCTGCGTATATGAAACGCAACCCACAACTTCCACAAGACGGAGTATTTATTTTATACTAGGGCTTTGTTATCAATTTGTACTTACACAGTTCGTCTGTCGTCCATTTATCAcagcttttatttcctttttttttttaaaaaatttagaaCGATCAGACGTAGAGAAAAGGACCGACTGAGAGAGATTGTGTGGAAGAGTTAGCTTTTCTCGACTTGTCAGCTCATTCTCAGTGTGAACTTTTACTCATACTGCTATCGCATAGTAAATAAGTTAGTAAATAAGTCAGGGTCTTCTGCATGTAAGTAGGACCTTGTAAGCCGATGGGAGCTGTAAGTATTGACGATTTAATCTATCTGCAATCAAAATTTCCTTTGCTAAGCATAAGATTAGTATTATACGAAAGCGACCCAAAATAGAATTGACTTTTAGATTCAAGTTATCCTCTGTTTAAAATAGCTAAAGCTTATTTCTTTACTAGACCTTTATAGTTTTTTTGGTTTACCCACTCAAGTCAATTCgatcatttaatttaattttatttatattttgcgAAACATTTTCACGGTCAGGACCAGCCATAAAGCGAAGCGAAAAAATGAATATTGGCACAGAAAAAGTGTTTGCTGTATTTTCTGTTTTACCGTACTAGTGACTCTCTCTCTACATTAGCACCTTTACTGAAATTTAAGTAAACATTTCACTGTTTTAGTTATACAGAAAAGTGTTAATGGTTTTAGCAAAACTCGTCGATTGTTAAGTAGATAATCCGAATTTCTATTCGACCACTTCATAGGATGAGTGAACAAACAAGCTATTAGTACTATATAGAAAACCTACTTCTTCAATGTGAGGTGCACTCCATGCTGATGAAAACACGCTCACTTTCTCATGCACCAACACCTTAGCTGCACGAAATGGTATGCACTTTTTGTGTGTATCAAACTGAGAAGTTTGGCTTGAAACACGACCTAATGTGTAAATAATTAAAAGAGGTTTCTTCGTTCAGTTGTTTAGAggtacatttaaatttttgttttaaacttgAATTTTGTACTTGGCTCCTTGCGCACATCAAAGGTATCTTTTAAGCATGCAAGACTCAACAGTCTCAACTGGATTGCCAAAAAAAAGTGCTAGGATTGCTGCgataaggtttttttttttttttttttttgcaaagcaCAGAAGATATTTCGTCTCACGTATCCCGACGACAATTTTTTTAAGACGCTTCCTTTGGCATATTTTTTCAATTCCAATTTTTaacatttgagaaaaaaaacataatgTGGTGATTCTCACAACAAGTCTTGGTTTCCTCAAGTATAATTTGTGTTTAAACAAGAGGAACCCCTGCCGACATTCGGAAATCATTCCCTTTTGGTTGGAGTCTTTTAGAATGTTAGTTTAGGCTGAAGGTGTGAAATCTTGACCCCGCGGTTTGCTGATCGCCAAAATCAAAATGCCAAAACAGTGTTCCCTGCTTGAGAGCAAAACACCAGCTGGGAACCTTATCTTTTTCTTCAATTGTGACAATTTATTGTGATATATCAGTTTTTAGAACAAAATTATACATAAAACTACCATCGACAAAAAGGTAATGTATCAAGCGAAAGGCTGAAACTTACCCAGTCGGAAATGATTTTCTCACTCCTTAGATGTCGTTATTTGTCTTCATCGACACGTACTGAGAtgtttaactttcattttctgaTGCTTGCTAAACTCGGAGCGAACGCCTTTGATTTCTTAAAATTTTACGGTGCGATTTTAATCAAGGTGATGATAATTTATGCACTCGATTTTCATTGGTTGTTCTATATTAATTTTGAAGCGTGCTTCCCCTAAGGTAACCAGCTCAATAAAGTTCTCATAGCAACAAATGCGCTATCTTCTGTAAGCCGAATTCGGAACTTTGTGGCCATAGAAATTGCCTTATACAATCAAGAGTGCAGcaatgttagtgagttttgtgTTAACCTTTAATAACTAAATTACAGCGGATAACTTTGACTGTTCTATACTTAGCTTCAAACATCCTAATTTAACTCACATTCTCAGTGTCTCGGTTGAGTGGAAAGTTAGAAAACTAATTTGTGACTATAGGTTCTTCTTAATTGTACTTATTAATCCGCGAAGAAAGCTGTCGTAGGTGGGTGGAAAACAGAAGACAAAAATAGAACAAAGACGGTGAAACTCGTATGTCTTATCTCATAGAAAATTCCCTAACAAGTGAAATTTAAACTCCATGACGCATTTTTACGTAAGCTTGCCAAAATAATGAATATGCCCTTGATTAAACTAGAAGAGAGTCAAGCCGTAAATTACTTGAAAGTCAATAAAATTGAAAGCGGAAATGTTTTGCCTGAAGTCATCAAAACGAGAATGTGTTCTCTTGAAGTGCGACATCACGTTTCTTGCCGAAAGCATCTGTGAACAGGAGCGTTTCTTTTGATGTTTAGATTTGTTAGTGCGAGTTAACGTGATTCACTTAACTTTGCCGGCGGCAAAATAATCAGCGCCTCCGCTAGGAAATCTGTCAGTTAAATATGTATTATTTTGAAGCTTGCCAGAAAAGTGTCTCTTTTTTCCATTCCGTTCTATTACGCTGCGATGCCTATTTTTATCAAACTTTGTCTCTACAAAACTTTATGATCGTTGTTTTTtatctgttttttctttttgttgggGGTGGGGGTAGGGTGTGCATGTTGCTTCAAGCAACGCCTTCAAGAGGATAAAGGCAGCAGAATTATGCGAAATTCGAAACTTTCATGTATGTTAAATAGATGAACACAATAAATGAACTGATCTGCACAGAACAGTGCTTAAGAATCAACTTACCTGCACTTTTTAAGCCTTAGCGCTTTTCAAGAATGCTTAGTTATAATGTTATTACGTAATATGTAATAATTTAAGGATCCGATGATACTTAGAATTTTCCCATTTTCCGTTTGTTCATACGCATATATTACATTGTGGATTGCCACGCCCTCGTCCGCCACAAACGAGGCAAAAGCACGCGCGTATTTCTGTGTTGTCGACGGTACACAAATCCTACGATTAGTGAACAACCCTCCGTTAATCATTGACCTGACGGAGACATTGTCATCCTTGGATCATTTCTAGAATCAAATTTCGTTTTTTCTTGCAGCGCTTACGCAACCTCTTCTCACCCTCCACATCCAAATTTTGTTTTGGATTTGTTGCTAATTAATTCTATTTTAAAACGACTGCTCAAACGAAATTCGATCATTTTATTTAATACCTTACTTTTATAATGAATTAGTTTTGGAACTGCTTTTTAGGTATTCTGTTTGATGGTTTCAGTCATTTCGTTTGTCGGAAGTGAAAGCTTCAGAGACCAATcgtgcgattttttcaaattattttctcagtAGGAGTCAATCGTGCCTCAAGATTTTTGCCCAAATCAATATATTGCGCACTACTCTTGTAATATAGTCTAATTCTGTTATCCGACgcggatttttttttgttgttgttgccttGTTGGCGTTCTTTGGAAGAGAAGTATTCTGACCGTGTTCTTAAGTTCAATTCGTGGAAGTCAACGCACAATGTGTTACTACTACTCGCACGACGAAAGCAGTCGCaccgtcattttttttttttttttttgtcactgccTAACTTGCTCCCTTGCTTGACTGTGACGATATCTCCATCGAAGCCTCCCAAAATCCTGACATCGATAAACTTGAGTTAAGGTATTTAAGTGCGCTATCTTCAAGTTGTTTTCTATAAACAAACGCCTGACTTGATAATTCGCTCTGGAGTACTTTTTTCAAGAGCATTGTCTTCTAGTCTTTCGATTTGAGTTTGGGAATGTTTTCCGTTGGAGGTTAACGAATGAATAATATAGAATATTTGAAACGCTCATCTGCTTGAACTGCaaaaattgaaatacatgaTAGTTCCGAGATACGGACAGTTAAGCAGCAACCTATGCAGCTGCGAAAAAAGCCTAAAAAGCGTCCCTTTCTCCCAAAGAATGCTAAAAAATCCCCCTCAAAACACCTGGATTTTTCAGAATTTCTTCGCAACTGGTTAAAGTTGCTGCTCAAATACGATGATCTCCAACTCTCATCAAATATTTTCCCTTTcgtgtttttgaaattcataccCGCAGGTGTAAACCTTTTCATGTTTACTATGAAGGAAATAGTAAATTAGCAATATCTTTTGTTCCGAGGACAGTGATTTAACATGCTTCCGTCCAAACAATGAAAcatttttgtaagtttacaagAAAGGGTCACGTCCGTTTCAGTTATTTTGAAATCGTTCATGCATTATCTCGTGgaaaatgtaaatacattgaTTTCCTTCAGTCCTCAGGGTGATTTTCAACACACCTTTGTGTGGTAAAATCTGTCATCTTAAGACCATGATGACAAACAAAAGGTATTGGAGACTGCATTCCCGGAGACTTTCAATTCCAAATTAGTTACAAAGGTTCTGAACGGGGAAGGCCATGCTGATGGGGTCAAGCATTTGTCTCATAAATATTTAAGGTTGGCTAGAAAGTGAGAAATCGCTTTTCTAATTCTCGTAGGCATTTGTTGATAAGCTCAGCTTCACGTAGTAGAGACTATTTCCGACTAAGTGTATGGAAAGCCAATTACACTATTTCAAGCTTTTTAGCTCACTTAAGGACGTTGCAaggaaattttctaacattgatttttttctgcaaattttgccGTTGAAAGATGATAGTTAGTGAtctcagaaatgtaaaaaagtggggggtcaccgacttcgttttggagagaacttgcccggaagaacaccgtaaatctgaaaaaatccggcctctttagcgaataaggccacagtgtctgtaagcccaaaaaatattgcaattacatctttgaagtgaaatgttctctaccaaactttgtttaagtggacccatcaagtgaatctagttaactgttgaggttccttaaagaacaagttcgcatttagcgaccttAGTTTCATGCGctttgcagccgcaagatggcaggattccatgtcccgaggacagaaatcttgaattttttttaacttcccacattgattttttgttcatttttggacaatgtggggagaattgtaaataaaatctgtttctgaaaagaaaagtgggggtcaccgaacatccaagatcgttaaatccaagcaaagctatagcaatggccatctgccctatcattgttcattttagtacttagcgcgcacgctcgatgcatgacgtggcatgtgaatttgcgtgcgctgtaactatgcgcagtagcaatgggcgcgaacgtccttaaatcctCAACTTTAGAGACTTTacaaatttctttcatttagaTAAATTTCTTGGCTTTTGGGGTCAGGTTGTCGAAGGGTTCATCAACGCCTCTCACCATTGCAAATCGTATCACTATCATGCACGGGCCGGACTGAGTTTCAGACGATGTCAATCTGACTTGAGTGTTTTTCTCCGGGAACTCCGGTTCTCCTCCCTCACCAAAATCGACTCGCAGCGTATCACATCTGGCTGATGTGATGCTGTGCTCCGAGATCTTCAACGAACCGTGTAGCGGCTGCCAAGGCGC containing:
- the LOC138006890 gene encoding RYamide receptor-like, with protein sequence MNNTTLDGPLDVFDEHIASRIVRLILYPAVFIIGVIGNSIVCALILKAKSKQFRSAEGYFILNLAFSDLLVIFLYLPFDLAYLENHAIWPFGFVLCKLINVLTSISVTVSGSMLICIGFERYTTIVRTLTGRLSKRKALAMVTFSWIYSCLAQIPYVFALQVEPDGTCLVAIEWWPSQVAMNLTYIMAIIMPQFVIPAFCLTFFYLRIVCHVWKAHRLNSKRGIYSNTNVAEKRVKQNRKTTKLLTGLVLVYAICILPHMVIIISIMANPALLSSNFTRQLYEFARLLKTANSCFNPILYTLLIRGFRNDLKKMCCNKAKSNTNSLSKKFLRSSPEIRRPEYHKTLSPSQARFQGTITVKLENGYDCEREDRV